One genomic window of Rhizomicrobium sp. includes the following:
- a CDS encoding amino acid adenylation domain-containing protein yields MKAQTFSAEKRNLLDALLKDEDGVETATTGIPLRNLQIDGMDAFPLSFSQLRLWFLDQLEPGSAFYNFPLAVPFNVAVNTAILERSINEIVKRHEALRTVFGSVGGEPVQIVLPELALPLAVFDLRSLDKEAQDAEMTRLAAEWAQRPFDLARGPLLRTALLRRGPDDNVFLLVMHHIISDGWSLGVFWRELIALYNAFYVNRPSPLPELAIQYADFSVWQRERLRGERLEELVSYWKKQLAGMPVLQLPTDRPRPPVLSYRGAFQELVLPRALTDALRTLSQREGTTLFMTLFAAFTVLLQRYTGQSDIVVGSYVASRDRAELENLIGFFINSLVLRADLAGDPTFRTLLGRVREMALDAYAHQELPFEKLVEELQPERDLSRNPLFQVSFQLFSAQAERGAAAGPDGTPTIDLNRGMAIFDIAVNIWDGPDGLSGHLEYSTDLFDPATMARLTGHFRNLLKSAVTSPDAKLSELDMLSESEKRQLLVEWNDTSAEIPEAGVHALFEQQVARNSDAVALVAEGASITYGELNRRANRLAHRLRLMEVGPGSVVGICFERGGDMVAAILAVLKAGGAYLPLDPSYPSERLAFMLQDSGAKIVISEERAFGRLPPHDAEILRMDDDAVFAGQSEANPPASAGPDDLCYVIYTSGSTGKPKGVMGPHRGTVNRLQWMWSAYPFEAGETVCQKTALSFVDSIWELFGGLLQGVKTLVLPDETVRDPRKLVDALARAKVSRIVLVPSLLRAMLTSGIDLAAELPHLKFWTLSGEALSYDLFTDFRQDVPHARILNLYGSSEVAADVLCCDLGTTEPVAKSVPIGRPIANTEAYVLDRDQNLVPIGVPGELYVGGHGLARAYHNRPELTAESFIASPFDGAKSARLYRTRDQVRYRADGQIEYLGRLDHQVKLRGYRVELGEIETALAEHRLVREAAASVVQVGGEENRLIAYVVPADGDGANVADDPGAELASRWQTVWNETYVGTEAGSGSFNTIGWNSSYSGEAISEPEMREWVEQTVDRVLSFAPKRVLEIGCGTGLVLLRVADRCVDYVATDFSRIALDQVRREIEKAPEKYRCVSLLEREATDFDGLEGPFDLIILNSVIQYFPGAPYLAEVLKGALGLLAPSGSVFIGDVRSLSLLRGFHTAVELHHAPDDLSADVLSARIHRQVVQEKELAVDPAVFHAFGPDVAQVTVDLKRGTLVNEMMQFRYDVTLRREAAPLASSPDSWMDWRADEMTLERLRDLLSAERPAVLGVTGVPNGRLGKPMKALELLATASLAAAGELRRAVERAEHDGIDPEAVWALGGEFDYDVAVGWLGLGGDGCYDIVFRRREPSSPHRGFGFPSAGMAHGAAGEQHVTNPAAGVRMQILIADLRAHLQKRLPHYMVPASIVVLENLPQTPNGKVDRRALPAPNAVRDRFVNTYVAPRNRTERQLAAIWSDVLNVERIGVRDNFFELGGHSLLATQLVSRIRIEFNSEMPVRAIFEMPTIAALAMKLDRRPGGAQRPAESGIGRISPAGALRASANKRNGRSGRAS; encoded by the coding sequence ATGAAGGCGCAGACCTTTTCCGCCGAGAAACGCAACCTGCTGGACGCCCTGCTCAAGGACGAGGACGGTGTCGAAACGGCGACGACCGGCATTCCGCTTCGCAATCTTCAAATCGACGGCATGGATGCGTTTCCGCTGTCGTTTTCGCAGCTTCGCCTCTGGTTCCTCGACCAGCTCGAGCCCGGCAGCGCCTTCTACAATTTTCCGCTGGCCGTTCCGTTCAATGTCGCGGTGAATACCGCCATCCTCGAACGCAGCATCAACGAGATCGTCAAGCGGCATGAAGCGCTTCGCACGGTGTTCGGCTCGGTGGGCGGCGAACCGGTGCAGATCGTGCTGCCGGAACTCGCTCTACCCCTTGCGGTCTTCGATCTGAGGTCGCTGGACAAGGAGGCGCAGGACGCCGAAATGACGCGGCTGGCCGCGGAATGGGCGCAGCGGCCGTTCGATCTCGCCCGCGGACCGCTGCTCCGCACGGCCTTGCTGCGGCGCGGGCCGGACGACAACGTATTCCTGCTCGTCATGCACCACATCATTTCCGACGGCTGGTCGCTGGGCGTGTTCTGGCGCGAGCTAATCGCGCTCTACAACGCCTTCTACGTCAACCGTCCCTCGCCGCTTCCCGAGCTGGCGATCCAATATGCCGATTTCTCCGTCTGGCAGCGCGAGCGCCTGCGGGGCGAGAGACTCGAGGAACTCGTTTCTTACTGGAAGAAGCAGCTCGCCGGGATGCCGGTGCTGCAGCTTCCGACGGACCGGCCGCGGCCGCCGGTGCTCTCTTATCGCGGCGCGTTTCAGGAGCTCGTTCTGCCCCGCGCCCTCACCGACGCGCTGAGGACGCTCAGCCAGCGCGAGGGCACGACGCTGTTCATGACGCTTTTCGCGGCGTTCACGGTTCTGCTGCAGCGTTATACCGGCCAGAGCGACATCGTCGTCGGCTCCTATGTCGCCAGCCGAGATCGCGCCGAACTCGAAAACCTGATCGGCTTCTTCATAAATTCGCTCGTCTTGCGCGCCGACCTGGCCGGCGATCCGACGTTCCGCACCTTGCTCGGGCGGGTGCGCGAAATGGCGCTCGATGCCTATGCGCATCAGGAGCTCCCTTTCGAAAAGCTCGTCGAGGAGCTCCAGCCCGAACGCGATTTGAGCCGCAATCCGCTCTTTCAGGTGAGCTTTCAACTGTTTTCGGCGCAGGCCGAGCGCGGCGCGGCGGCCGGACCCGACGGGACCCCGACCATCGATCTCAACCGCGGCATGGCGATCTTCGACATCGCCGTCAATATCTGGGATGGACCGGATGGGCTGAGCGGCCATCTCGAATACAGCACAGATCTGTTCGACCCGGCCACGATGGCGCGGCTTACGGGCCATTTCCGCAACCTGCTGAAAAGCGCGGTGACCAGCCCCGATGCGAAGCTGTCCGAGCTCGACATGCTGAGCGAATCCGAAAAGCGGCAATTGCTGGTCGAATGGAACGACACGAGCGCGGAGATTCCCGAGGCCGGCGTTCACGCGCTTTTCGAGCAGCAGGTCGCGCGAAATAGCGACGCCGTGGCGCTCGTCGCGGAAGGCGCCAGCATCACATACGGCGAGCTCAACAGGCGCGCCAACCGGCTCGCCCACCGCCTGCGTCTCATGGAGGTCGGCCCAGGATCGGTGGTCGGCATCTGCTTCGAACGCGGCGGCGACATGGTGGCGGCGATCCTTGCGGTCCTCAAGGCGGGCGGCGCCTATCTGCCGCTCGATCCGAGCTATCCGTCGGAGCGTCTCGCGTTCATGCTGCAGGACAGCGGCGCGAAGATCGTCATTTCCGAAGAGCGTGCGTTCGGGCGCCTGCCGCCGCATGACGCCGAAATCCTGCGCATGGACGACGACGCCGTATTCGCCGGCCAGAGCGAGGCGAACCCGCCGGCCTCAGCCGGGCCGGACGATCTCTGCTATGTGATCTACACATCCGGCTCGACGGGAAAACCCAAAGGCGTCATGGGCCCGCATCGCGGGACCGTCAATCGCCTGCAATGGATGTGGTCGGCCTATCCGTTCGAAGCCGGCGAGACCGTATGCCAGAAAACGGCCCTCAGCTTTGTCGATTCGATCTGGGAATTGTTCGGCGGATTGCTCCAGGGCGTCAAAACATTGGTTCTCCCGGACGAGACGGTCAGGGATCCGCGCAAGCTCGTGGACGCTCTTGCTAGGGCGAAGGTCAGCCGGATCGTCCTGGTGCCGTCCCTGCTGCGCGCGATGCTGACGAGCGGCATCGATCTGGCCGCGGAACTTCCGCATCTGAAGTTCTGGACGCTGAGCGGCGAGGCGCTGTCCTACGACCTGTTCACCGATTTCCGCCAGGACGTTCCCCACGCACGGATCCTCAACCTTTACGGATCTTCGGAGGTCGCCGCCGACGTATTGTGTTGCGATCTGGGAACGACGGAGCCGGTCGCGAAATCGGTGCCGATCGGGCGGCCGATCGCGAACACCGAAGCCTATGTGCTGGACCGCGATCAGAACCTGGTTCCCATCGGTGTTCCCGGCGAACTGTATGTGGGGGGCCATGGGCTTGCGCGGGCCTACCACAACCGGCCGGAACTGACCGCCGAGAGCTTCATCGCCAGCCCGTTCGATGGGGCGAAGAGCGCCCGTTTGTACCGGACGCGCGATCAGGTCCGCTACCGGGCCGACGGACAGATCGAGTATCTGGGGCGGCTCGATCACCAGGTGAAGTTGCGCGGCTACCGCGTCGAATTGGGCGAGATCGAGACCGCTCTGGCGGAGCACCGGCTGGTCCGCGAAGCGGCGGCGTCGGTCGTCCAGGTCGGCGGCGAGGAAAATCGCCTGATCGCCTACGTGGTCCCCGCAGACGGCGACGGCGCGAACGTCGCGGACGATCCGGGCGCGGAACTCGCATCGCGCTGGCAGACCGTCTGGAACGAGACCTATGTCGGCACCGAGGCGGGCAGCGGATCGTTCAACACCATCGGCTGGAACAGCTCCTACAGCGGGGAGGCGATTTCCGAGCCCGAAATGCGCGAATGGGTCGAGCAGACGGTCGACCGCGTTCTCTCTTTCGCGCCGAAGCGGGTGCTCGAGATCGGGTGCGGCACCGGCCTCGTTCTGCTGCGCGTGGCCGATCGCTGTGTGGACTATGTCGCAACGGACTTCTCGCGCATCGCGCTGGACCAGGTGCGTCGCGAAATCGAAAAAGCGCCCGAGAAATATCGGTGCGTTTCGCTCCTCGAACGCGAGGCGACCGATTTCGACGGCCTGGAAGGACCGTTCGACCTCATCATTCTCAATTCGGTGATCCAGTATTTCCCCGGCGCTCCCTATCTCGCGGAGGTGTTGAAGGGCGCGCTCGGCCTGCTCGCCCCTTCGGGTTCGGTCTTTATCGGCGACGTGCGCAGCCTCTCCTTGCTGCGCGGATTCCACACGGCCGTCGAATTGCATCACGCGCCCGACGACCTCTCGGCCGATGTCTTGAGTGCGCGCATCCACCGGCAGGTCGTGCAGGAGAAAGAGTTGGCCGTCGATCCCGCCGTTTTCCACGCGTTCGGACCGGACGTTGCGCAAGTCACCGTGGATTTGAAGCGCGGAACGCTCGTCAACGAGATGATGCAGTTCCGCTATGACGTGACTCTGCGCCGTGAGGCGGCGCCATTGGCGTCCTCTCCGGATAGCTGGATGGACTGGCGGGCGGACGAAATGACGCTCGAGCGGCTGCGCGATCTCCTGTCGGCCGAGCGGCCTGCGGTGCTCGGCGTGACGGGCGTTCCGAATGGGCGGCTGGGCAAGCCGATGAAGGCGCTCGAGCTTCTCGCCACGGCGTCCCTTGCGGCCGCGGGTGAATTGCGCCGGGCCGTCGAACGGGCGGAACATGACGGCATCGATCCCGAGGCGGTGTGGGCTCTGGGCGGCGAGTTCGACTACGACGTTGCGGTGGGCTGGCTCGGATTGGGCGGCGACGGCTGCTACGACATCGTATTTCGGCGCCGCGAACCGTCTTCGCCGCACCGCGGCTTCGGATTCCCTTCGGCCGGCATGGCGCATGGCGCGGCGGGCGAGCAGCACGTCACCAATCCGGCCGCCGGCGTAAGGATGCAGATTCTGATCGCCGACCTGCGTGCGCATCTTCAGAAGCGTCTGCCGCACTACATGGTGCCCGCTTCGATCGTTGTGCTCGAAAATCTGCCGCAGACCCCGAACGGCAAGGTCGACCGCCGCGCCTTGCCGGCGCCCAACGCGGTCCGCGACCGTTTCGTCAACACCTATGTCGCGCCGCGCAACCGCACCGAAAGGCAGCTTGCCGCCATCTGGTCCGACGTTCTCAACGTGGAGCGGATCGGCGTGCGCGACAATTTCTTCGAGCTTGGCGGCCATTCGCTGCTTGCGACGCAGCTGGTGTCGCGCATACGGATCGAGTTCAACAGCGAAATGCCGGTGCGCGCGATCTTCGAGATGCCAACCATCGCGGCGCTCGCGATGAAACTCGACCGTCGCCCCGGCGGCGCGCAGCGGCCGGCGGAATCGGGGATCGGAAGAATTTCGCCCGCCGGGGCCTTGCGGGCGTCGGCCAACAAACGCAACGGACGATCGGGACGCGCGTCGTGA
- a CDS encoding alpha/beta fold hydrolase, with amino-acid sequence MNSPDDPSPNVDLCRLGTGHGPIALVCLPYAGGGTSIYRSWPKALPGVAVYALGLPGREGRLAEEPFAEIGALVAATAAAILTVGPEPYALFGHSMGALVAFETARRLRHQDAVAPAHLFVSGFRAPHLPDPKPPLHDLPHARFIDELRRINGDAFDPDGHSELLELMLPTLRADFRLVQTYAYRAEPPLVSPITAFGGLGDTDVDEQQLLGWRRHTSASFALKLFPGGHFFLQTAADNLLKEIGLRLNPQPTNPSWRSRET; translated from the coding sequence GTGAACTCTCCAGACGATCCTTCGCCGAACGTGGATTTGTGTCGTCTCGGCACCGGGCATGGGCCTATCGCGCTGGTCTGTCTGCCCTATGCGGGCGGCGGAACGTCGATCTATCGGTCATGGCCGAAGGCGCTGCCCGGCGTTGCCGTCTATGCGCTCGGCCTGCCGGGGCGGGAAGGGCGGCTCGCGGAAGAGCCGTTCGCGGAGATCGGCGCGCTTGTCGCCGCGACGGCGGCCGCGATCCTGACCGTTGGCCCAGAACCCTACGCGCTGTTCGGCCACAGCATGGGCGCGCTGGTCGCGTTCGAAACCGCAAGGCGGCTGCGGCACCAGGACGCCGTCGCGCCGGCCCACCTCTTCGTGTCGGGATTCCGGGCGCCGCATCTGCCCGATCCCAAACCGCCGCTCCACGATCTGCCGCATGCGCGATTCATCGACGAACTGCGCCGCATCAACGGCGACGCCTTCGATCCGGACGGCCATTCGGAGTTGCTCGAACTGATGCTGCCCACGCTGCGCGCGGATTTTCGGCTGGTTCAGACCTATGCCTATCGCGCCGAGCCGCCGCTCGTTTCGCCGATCACGGCATTCGGCGGCCTGGGCGACACGGATGTCGACGAGCAGCAATTGCTGGGGTGGCGGCGGCACACTTCGGCATCCTTCGCGCTGAAGCTGTTTCCGGGCGGGCATTTCTTCCTTCAGACCGCGGCGGACAACCTGCTCAAGGAAATCGGCCTGCGCCTCAATCCGCAACCGACGAATCCATCCTGGCGATCGAGGGAGACTTGA
- the panD gene encoding aspartate 1-decarboxylase translates to MFKSKIHRATVTDADLHYEGSLSIDRDLMAAADIVEFEEVHVWNVTRGTRLTTYAIAAPKGSGIICTNGAAAHLTKAGDLVIIATFHDVDEVSASYAPIVVRVDEKNRIVGLQPETAGPARAA, encoded by the coding sequence ATGTTCAAAAGCAAAATCCACCGGGCGACCGTCACGGATGCCGATCTTCACTACGAAGGAAGCCTCTCGATCGATCGCGATCTGATGGCCGCGGCGGACATCGTCGAATTCGAGGAAGTTCACGTCTGGAACGTGACGCGCGGCACGAGGCTGACCACCTACGCCATCGCGGCGCCCAAAGGCAGCGGCATCATCTGCACGAACGGCGCCGCCGCCCATCTCACCAAGGCCGGCGATCTCGTCATCATTGCGACATTTCACGACGTCGATGAGGTGTCGGCGTCCTATGCGCCGATCGTCGTGCGGGTCGACGAGAAAAACCGTATCGTCGGACTGCAGCCGGAGACGGCGGGGCCGGCGCGGGCGGCGTAA
- a CDS encoding glucose 1-dehydrogenase, with protein MVDRLLDFTGKTVLITGGATGIGRATALAFGRQGASVAIGDVDDRAEETAKVITDAGGRAFFKRCDVRKADQVAALVDATVSAFGRMDCAFNNAGILPPTLPLADMADDTFDDILAVDLLGVFLCMKYEIRHMLKTGGGAIVNTASIAGLVADPGMAPYVAAKHGVIGLTKAGALDYAKQNIRINALAPGFVETPMTQRWLDDPQFRAALLAHSPVGRAAKPEEITGLVLYLCSDLASFATGQTFVIDGAQTAH; from the coding sequence ATGGTCGATCGCCTGCTGGACTTCACGGGCAAGACCGTCCTGATCACAGGTGGCGCGACCGGCATCGGCCGGGCAACCGCGCTGGCTTTCGGGCGGCAGGGCGCGAGCGTGGCCATCGGCGATGTCGATGACCGCGCCGAAGAGACCGCCAAGGTCATCACCGACGCCGGCGGCCGGGCCTTCTTCAAGCGCTGCGACGTACGCAAGGCCGATCAGGTCGCCGCGCTCGTCGACGCCACGGTCTCCGCTTTCGGCCGCATGGACTGCGCCTTCAACAATGCCGGCATCCTGCCGCCCACTTTGCCGCTGGCCGACATGGCCGACGACACCTTCGACGATATCCTGGCGGTCGACCTTCTCGGCGTGTTCCTGTGCATGAAGTACGAGATCCGCCATATGCTGAAGACAGGCGGCGGCGCGATCGTCAACACCGCTTCGATCGCCGGACTGGTCGCCGATCCCGGCATGGCGCCCTATGTCGCGGCCAAGCACGGCGTGATCGGCCTCACCAAGGCCGGCGCGCTGGACTACGCCAAGCAGAACATCCGCATCAACGCGCTGGCGCCGGGCTTCGTCGAGACGCCGATGACCCAGCGCTGGCTGGACGATCCGCAGTTTCGGGCCGCGCTTCTGGCGCACAGTCCGGTGGGCCGGGCCGCCAAGCCGGAGGAGATCACCGGCCTGGTGCTCTATTTGTGCTCCGACCTGGCAAGCTTCGCCACCGGTCAGACTTTCGTCATCGACGGTGCCCAGACGGCGCACTGA
- the pgl gene encoding 6-phosphogluconolactonase → MSDTAANTARPSFVGFHRADDLHRALAEEVGSRLSAGVARSGRAGLVVSGGTTPGDFYDVLATRDVPWKNVEITLSDERWTEPTTDRSNEHLARTRLLRGKAAAAHLVPFKTPHETARAAQADVDAAVAAMPRPFDVMLLGMGTDGHTASLIPGSEGLAQALDRQDPALVRAVNPPNVTAMGERMTLTLRAILDARWIAVLIRGEAKLAAYKSALAGHDVLSQPVRAVLHQSDVPVSIYWAE, encoded by the coding sequence ATGAGTGACACCGCCGCCAATACGGCAAGACCGTCCTTCGTCGGATTCCATCGCGCGGACGATCTGCATCGCGCTTTGGCGGAAGAAGTTGGATCGCGCCTGAGCGCCGGCGTCGCGCGCAGCGGGCGCGCGGGGCTCGTCGTCTCGGGCGGAACGACGCCGGGCGATTTCTACGACGTGCTGGCGACGCGCGACGTGCCCTGGAAGAATGTCGAGATCACGCTTTCGGACGAGCGCTGGACCGAGCCGACGACGGATCGCAGCAACGAGCATCTGGCGCGCACGCGCCTGTTGCGGGGCAAGGCCGCCGCCGCCCATCTGGTGCCGTTCAAGACGCCGCACGAAACGGCCCGCGCGGCGCAGGCCGATGTCGATGCCGCGGTGGCCGCGATGCCGCGGCCGTTCGATGTCATGCTGCTGGGAATGGGGACGGACGGACATACGGCGTCGCTCATTCCCGGCTCCGAGGGACTGGCGCAGGCGCTGGACCGGCAAGATCCCGCACTGGTGCGCGCGGTGAACCCGCCGAACGTCACCGCGATGGGCGAACGCATGACGCTGACGCTGCGCGCGATCCTGGACGCGCGCTGGATCGCGGTTCTGATCCGGGGCGAGGCGAAGCTGGCGGCCTATAAGAGCGCCCTGGCCGGTCACGATGTGCTGTCGCAGCCCGTGCGCGCCGTGCTGCACCAGAGCGACGTGCCCGTATCGATCTACTGGGCGGAATAG
- the zwf gene encoding glucose-6-phosphate dehydrogenase, with protein sequence MTASRVLAIFGATGDLAQRMLFPSLYFLETEGLLPADLTIIGCSRAAMTHEAFAARVREWVRSRSGERYNDAAWEGFAKRLRHAAVDATDATSFANLRDALGGTEDSLFYLSTSPSLYGAICGHLKTAGLAGPRSRVVVEKPIGRDLQSCRAINDSLARTFAEENIFRIDHYLGKEAVQNLLALRFANTLFEPLWNKVSIEQVQITVAETVGVEDRWSYYDEYGAVRDMVQNHLLQLLCLVAMEPPANLDPDSVRNEKVKVLHSLRPIDSRDIARRAVRGQYGAGFAEGREVKGYADEAGGRPSGTETFVAIQANIDNWRWAGVPFYLRTGKRLPRRQSEIVIQFREVPHSIFAGNELLANRLTIRLQPEEEIALLLMNKTPDLEQMRLRPLSLNLSLSDTFKRTRRRIAYERLLLEALGGNSTLFVRRDEAEAAWTWIDDIVAGWQRQGTPPAPYAAGSWGPSSAIALTERNGHSWYE encoded by the coding sequence ATGACCGCCAGTCGCGTCCTCGCGATCTTCGGCGCCACTGGCGATTTGGCGCAGCGCATGCTGTTCCCGTCGCTCTATTTCCTGGAAACGGAAGGATTGCTGCCGGCCGATCTGACGATCATCGGCTGCTCCCGCGCCGCGATGACGCACGAAGCCTTTGCCGCGCGGGTGCGCGAATGGGTCAGAAGCCGTTCGGGCGAGCGCTACAACGACGCGGCGTGGGAGGGTTTCGCGAAGCGCCTGCGGCATGCCGCGGTCGATGCGACGGACGCAACCTCGTTCGCGAACCTGCGCGATGCGCTGGGCGGGACCGAGGACAGCCTGTTTTATCTTTCGACTTCGCCCAGCCTTTACGGCGCGATCTGCGGCCATCTGAAGACCGCCGGGCTCGCGGGCCCGCGCAGCCGCGTGGTCGTCGAGAAGCCGATCGGCCGCGACCTGCAAAGCTGCCGCGCGATCAACGATTCGCTGGCGCGGACCTTCGCCGAGGAAAACATCTTCCGCATCGACCACTATCTCGGCAAGGAGGCGGTGCAAAACCTGTTGGCGCTGCGCTTCGCCAACACGCTGTTCGAACCCTTGTGGAACAAGGTCAGCATCGAGCAGGTGCAGATCACCGTCGCCGAGACCGTGGGCGTCGAGGATCGCTGGTCCTATTACGACGAGTACGGCGCGGTCCGCGACATGGTGCAGAACCATCTTCTCCAGCTGCTGTGCCTGGTGGCGATGGAGCCGCCGGCGAACCTCGATCCGGATTCGGTGCGCAACGAGAAGGTGAAGGTGCTGCATTCGCTGCGCCCGATCGACAGCCGCGACATCGCCAGGAGGGCCGTGCGCGGACAGTACGGCGCGGGCTTCGCCGAAGGCCGTGAGGTCAAAGGTTATGCCGACGAGGCCGGCGGCCGCCCCAGCGGCACCGAAACCTTCGTCGCGATCCAGGCCAATATCGACAATTGGCGCTGGGCCGGCGTGCCGTTCTATCTGCGCACCGGCAAGCGGTTGCCGCGGCGCCAGTCGGAGATCGTGATCCAGTTCCGCGAAGTGCCGCATTCGATCTTCGCCGGAAACGAATTGCTGGCGAACCGCCTGACCATCCGCCTTCAGCCGGAAGAGGAGATCGCGCTCCTGCTGATGAACAAGACGCCGGATCTCGAACAGATGCGGCTGCGGCCGCTGAGCCTGAACCTGAGCCTGAGCGACACATTCAAGCGGACCCGGCGGCGCATCGCCTATGAGCGTCTGCTGCTGGAAGCGCTGGGCGGCAACAGCACGCTGTTCGTGCGCCGCGACGAGGCGGAAGCGGCATGGACGTGGATCGACGACATCGTCGCGGGGTGGCAGCGGCAAGGCACGCCGCCCGCTCCCTACGCCGCCGGAAGCTGGGGCCCGTCATCGGCCATCGCGCTGACCGAACGCAACGGACATAGCTGGTATGAGTGA
- the nagA gene encoding N-acetylglucosamine-6-phosphate deacetylase, with product MQTALTNGRVMTDRGAIAEHAVLVEGGRITGVVRQGDIPADAARHDLGGRLLLPGFIDVQVNGGGGVLFGDAPGIETLRTIAQAHARFGTTGFLPTLISGDLALIRSAIAAVDAAMQEGVPGVLGIHIEGPFLNPERKGIHNAANFRALDTEAFELLTSFKRGKTLVTLAPEQTTPDMVAALAGAGVIVSAGHTDAAYGDIRAALDHGLTGFTHLFNAMSPLRARQPGTVGAALDDAASWCGIIADGHHVDPAALRIALACKGADKLMLVTDAMPSVGAATKTFTLQGRTITVKDGVCIAPDGTLAGCDLDMASAVRNAMSLMNVDLAEAVAMAGRNPAAFLGLGGEMGTIATGQRANFVVMDDALGVQETWIDGARVW from the coding sequence ATGCAGACCGCCTTGACCAACGGCCGGGTGATGACGGACCGCGGCGCGATCGCGGAGCACGCGGTGCTGGTCGAAGGCGGCCGCATCACGGGCGTCGTGCGCCAGGGCGATATTCCGGCCGATGCGGCGCGCCACGATCTGGGCGGCAGGCTGCTGCTGCCGGGCTTCATCGACGTCCAGGTGAATGGCGGCGGCGGCGTGCTGTTCGGCGATGCGCCGGGCATCGAGACCCTGCGGACCATCGCCCAGGCGCATGCGCGGTTCGGCACGACCGGTTTTCTGCCGACGCTGATCAGCGGCGACCTCGCGCTCATCCGGTCCGCGATCGCTGCCGTCGACGCGGCGATGCAGGAAGGCGTGCCAGGCGTGCTCGGCATCCATATCGAAGGGCCGTTCCTCAATCCCGAGCGCAAGGGCATCCACAACGCGGCGAATTTCCGCGCGCTGGACACAGAAGCGTTCGAGCTGTTGACGTCGTTCAAGCGCGGCAAGACGCTGGTCACGCTGGCGCCGGAACAGACCACGCCCGACATGGTGGCGGCGCTGGCCGGGGCGGGCGTGATCGTATCGGCGGGACATACGGATGCGGCCTATGGCGACATCCGCGCCGCGCTGGACCATGGGCTCACCGGCTTCACGCATCTGTTCAACGCGATGTCGCCGCTGCGTGCGCGCCAGCCGGGAACGGTTGGCGCGGCGCTGGACGACGCGGCGAGCTGGTGCGGCATCATCGCCGACGGCCACCATGTGGATCCCGCGGCTCTGCGCATCGCGCTGGCCTGCAAGGGCGCGGACAAGCTGATGCTGGTTACCGACGCGATGCCCAGCGTCGGGGCGGCGACCAAGACGTTCACGCTGCAGGGCCGCACGATCACGGTGAAGGACGGCGTCTGCATAGCGCCGGACGGCACGCTGGCGGGGTGCGACCTCGACATGGCGAGCGCGGTGCGCAACGCTATGAGCCTGATGAACGTTGATCTCGCCGAGGCGGTCGCCATGGCCGGCCGGAACCCGGCGGCTTTTCTCGGGCTTGGCGGAGAGATGGGCACGATCGCAACAGGGCAGCGGGCCAATTTCGTCGTGATGGACGACGCGCTCGGCGTTCAGGAAACCTGGATCGACGGCGCAAGGGTCTGGTGA
- a CDS encoding SIS domain-containing protein has translation MKAAALTRMLHEAQEAPDVVARQFARNRAQVRTVGARLRELNPRAVVTGARGSSDHAATFAKYLIETKTGIITSSTGMSISSVYETQPKFDRVLFLAISQSGKSPDLLATVAAAKAGGAYVVALVNDDASPLAALADSVLPLHAGAEASVAATKTYLASVAAVADLVAEWTEDAELRAALDGLPALLRKAWACDWTKAVTQLKPARDLYAIGRGLGFGAAQEWALKFKETCGLHAEAFSSAEVRHGPMALVKKGFPVLLLAQNDQTRPGLQELAANLVATGANVLVTGFEQPGATALPFVAAHPALEPIAMTLSFYRMVEALALERGIDPDRPPNLNKITETF, from the coding sequence GTGAAGGCGGCCGCGCTGACGCGGATGCTGCACGAGGCGCAAGAGGCGCCGGACGTCGTGGCGCGGCAGTTCGCCCGCAACCGTGCTCAGGTGCGGACGGTTGGTGCGCGGCTGCGCGAACTGAACCCGCGCGCCGTCGTGACGGGCGCGCGCGGCAGTTCCGATCACGCCGCGACCTTCGCGAAATATCTGATCGAGACCAAAACCGGAATCATCACGTCCTCCACCGGGATGTCGATCAGCTCGGTCTACGAGACGCAGCCGAAATTCGATCGTGTGCTGTTCCTGGCGATCTCGCAGTCGGGCAAAAGCCCGGACCTGCTCGCGACCGTCGCGGCGGCGAAGGCCGGCGGCGCCTATGTCGTGGCGCTCGTCAACGACGATGCGAGCCCGCTGGCGGCGCTCGCGGACAGCGTGCTGCCGCTGCATGCCGGCGCCGAAGCCAGCGTCGCCGCCACCAAGACCTATCTCGCATCGGTCGCGGCGGTGGCCGATCTCGTCGCGGAGTGGACCGAGGATGCCGAACTGCGCGCGGCGCTGGACGGCCTGCCCGCGCTGCTGCGCAAGGCGTGGGCCTGCGACTGGACAAAAGCCGTCACGCAACTGAAGCCGGCGCGTGATCTCTACGCCATCGGCCGCGGGCTCGGCTTCGGTGCGGCGCAGGAATGGGCGCTGAAATTCAAGGAGACCTGTGGCCTGCATGCCGAGGCATTCAGTTCGGCCGAAGTCCGGCACGGCCCGATGGCGCTGGTGAAGAAAGGATTTCCCGTCCTGCTGCTGGCGCAGAACGACCAGACGCGACCGGGATTGCAGGAACTTGCCGCCAATCTCGTCGCCACGGGAGCGAACGTCCTCGTTACCGGATTCGAACAGCCGGGCGCAACCGCCCTGCCCTTCGTTGCGGCGCATCCGGCGCTGGAGCCGATCGCCATGACGCTGAGCTTCTATCGCATGGTCGAGGCGCTGGCGCTGGAGCGCGGCATCGACCCGGACCGGCCGCCGAACCTGAACAAGATCACCGAGACCTTCTGA